GATAGTGAAGAACAAATTTCAAATACAGGAACAAGCCATGCTTCTCACCTGAAAGGTGATGTTGAATTTCGCGATGTTTGGTTTGCGTATAATGAAGAAGATTATGTTCTAAAAGGAATCGATTTAAAAGTTGATTCCGGAAAAACCGTTGCTTTTGTTGGAGCAACAGGTGCAGGGAAATCTTCCGTAATAAATTTGTTGAGCCGGTTGTATGAATTTCAAAAAGGATCGATTGAAATTGACGGGAAAGATATTCGCGAGTATGAATTACAAAGTTTAAGAAAATGTATTTCTGTGGTATTGCAGGATGTGTTTTTGTTTTCGGATACCATTCACAATAATATTACACTGAGAGATCCTTCCATCAGCCGTGAGCAGGTGATTGAAGCGGCAAAACGGGTTGGAGCGCATGATTTTATTATGAAGTTGCCGGGAAATTACGATTACAATGTGCGCGAAAGGGGAGGGACTTTATCTGTTGGACAACGCCAATTGATTTCCTTTATTCGTGCTTATGTTGCTAATCCGAGTATTCTGGTTTTAGATGAGGCGACTTCTTCTGTAGATACCGAATCTGAATTATTAATTCAGCATGCAATTGAAAAACTGACGGAAGGAAGAACGTCATTTGTCATAGCGCATCGTCTTTCAACCATCCAAAAAGCAAATTTAATTGTGGTGATGGATCATGGTAAGATCATCGAAATGGGATCTCATGATGAACTGCTGAAACAGAATGGTCAGTACCGGCATCTGTTTGAATTGCAGTTTTCTTAAATCTGTTTTTCTTTTTTGTGCTCATTTTCAGCAGAAGGTTTATTTATCATTTTTATCTGATCAGGCTTATGCAATGAAGGATTTATAGTGTCCTTTATTTCTCTATTATTGCAGACCAAATCCAAACCATGAAGAAGTTTTTAAAAGTCCTTAAATACATAGCTATTATATTGGTAGTGCTGATTACCGGATTAATCTGTTATGTGAAGTTTACCCTGCCGAATGTGGGTCCGCCGGAAGATATTAAAGTAGAGGCGAGTCCCGAACGAATCGAGCGGGGGAGATACCTTGCGAATAGTGTTACGGTTTGTATGGATTGTCACTCCACCCGCGACTGGAATAAATTTTCAGGTCCATTAGTTCCGGGAACACTCGGAAAAGGTGGCGAAGAATTCAGTCAGAAATTTGGATTTCCCGGAAAATTCTTTGCAAAAAATATTACACCGAAAGGAATTGGTGATTGGACAGACGGAGAGTTGCTTCGGGCAATTAGCAGTGGTGTTACCAAATCCGGAGAAGCTATTTTTCCTGTAATGCCACACGCCGCTTATGGGAAGATGGACAGAGAGGACCTTTATTCAATCATTGCTTATATCCGTACCCTCGACCCCATTGAAAGTGAAATACCGGCCTCAGAACCTGATTTCCCAATGAATTTTATCATAAACACCATTCCTAAGAAAGCTGAATTTTCAACTCGTCCTGCAGAAACAGATAAGTTGGCTTATGGCAAATACCTCTTTACATCAGCTGCCTGTGGCGATTGCCATACCCGTCAGGAAAAGGGGACTCCGGTAGCAGGAATGGAACTTGCCGGTGGATTTGAATTTCCAATGTTTACGGGCGGAATTGTACGTTCTGCCAACATCACTCCCGATGAAGAAACCGGTATCGGTAAATGGACAGAAGATATGTTTGT
The nucleotide sequence above comes from Flavobacteriales bacterium. Encoded proteins:
- a CDS encoding cytochrome c; its protein translation is MKKFLKVLKYIAIILVVLITGLICYVKFTLPNVGPPEDIKVEASPERIERGRYLANSVTVCMDCHSTRDWNKFSGPLVPGTLGKGGEEFSQKFGFPGKFFAKNITPKGIGDWTDGELLRAISSGVTKSGEAIFPVMPHAAYGKMDREDLYSIIAYIRTLDPIESEIPASEPDFPMNFIINTIPKKAEFSTRPAETDKLAYGKYLFTSAACGDCHTRQEKGTPVAGMELAGGFEFPMFTGGIVRSANITPDEETGIGKWTEDMFVARFKMYSDSTYVPHTIGKNEFNTVMPWTMYGHMKEQDLRAIFAYLQTVKPIKNEVVKFSK